The following nucleotide sequence is from Geoalkalibacter sp..
TGATGGGCGGATTGATCTCGGCCAGTTCGCGGGCCAACTGCTCTTCCTCGCGGGCGATGTCGCGCCGCAGCAGCGCGGGCAGCAGCTTGACGGCCAGGGCCACGCCGATGATGCCGAAGCCGTAGGTCACGCCGTAGGCGGCGGGCGCCTGATCGGGGCCGAGCAGTTCCACCGCCGCCGCCAGCGAGGGCGTGCTGGTCATGGCGCCCGCGAGCAGTCCCGCGCCGATGCCCGCGTCGAAGCCGAACAGGCGGCAGCACAGGTAGGTGACGCCGATGCCCACGGCGGTCATGATCAACACCAGCAGGGCCATGATCAAGCCATGGTTGCGAAAGGAGCTGAGAAAGCCGGGCCCGGCCTGCAGGCCGACGGCGTAGATGAACATGGCCAGACCGATGGTCTGCACTTCCGCGGGCAGGGTGTAGCCGAAATGCCCAAAGGCCAGGGCGACGAAGATGATGGACGAGGAGCCCAGGGAAAGATTCCACAGGCGCGCCTTGCCCAGCAGTTCGCCAAGGACGATGACCAGCAGGAGCAGGAAGATGGGGTTGTGCAGCAGATTCATGGCGATTGCTTTAACGCAAGCCTTGGGGAAAGTCCAGTGTAAACATTTTGCGCAGCGAAAAGTCGCCTCCCCGCCTTGGCGGGGATGGCCCGGGGCGTCCGAGGGCAAATCGTTTGACATCCGCGCGGGCCATTGATTACCATGACGGATTGATTTTAGAAAAAAGGTGATATTTTAACGAGATGTCAAAGTTCTTTTATCTTGAGACCTTCGGCTGCCAGATGAACGTGGTCGATTCGGAGCAGATCGTTGATCTGCTGGAGCGCGTGGGTTACGCCCAGGTCGAAACTCCCGAGGCCGCCGATCTGATTCTGCTCAACACCTGCTCGGTGCGCGACAAGGCCGAGCGCAAGGTCTACGGCCATCTGGGCCGCTTCAAGCCCCTCAAGGACCGGCGCCCCGAACTGATCATCGGCGTGGGCGGTTGCGTGGCCCAGCAGGATGGCGAGAAGCTGCTCGAGAAGCTGCGTTACGTCGATCTGGTGTTCGGCACCCACAACATCCACCGTCTGCCCGAAATGCTCGCCGGTGTCGAGCAGGAAGGTCGGCGCCGTCTTGAAACCGAGTTTCTCGATGCCGACACGCGCCGCGGCCTGTTTCCCGAACGCGCCGCCAAGGAGGCGGTGACACGCTTTGTAACCGTCATGCAGGGCTGCGACAATTTTTGCTCGTACTGCATCGTGCCCCATGTGCGCGGCCGCGAAATCAGTCGCGCCGGCGGTGAAATCCTCGCCGAGATCCGCGATTTGGCGGCACGAGGGGTCAAGGAAGTGACCCTGCTCGGGCAAAACGTCAATTCCTACGGCCTGCGCGAAACGGGGGAGATGTCCTTTGCGCAACTGCTTCACGCGGTGCACGAGATCGAGGGCATTGAGCGCATCCGTTTCACCACCTCGCACCCCAAGGATCTCTCCGATGAGCTGATCGAGTGCTTCGGCAGCCTGCCCAAGCTCGCCCGGCATCTGCATCTGCCCGTGCAATGCGGCGCCGACGCGGTGCTCGCGGCCATGAATCGCGGCTACACCCGCGCCCAGTATCTGGACAAGGTGGCGCGCCTCAAGCAGGTCTGTCCCGACATCCGCCTGACCTCGGACATCATCGTCGGCTTTCCCGGCGAGACGGACGAGGACTTCGGCGAGACTCTTGCATTGGTCGAGGCGGTACGCTACGCCGATATTTACTCTTTTCTCTACTCGCCGCGCCGGGGCACGGCGGCGGCGCAATGGGAGGAAACCCTCGATCCCAAGGACAAGCAGGCGCGTTTCGATGCCCTGCTCGCCGCGCAGCAGCGCATCAGCGGCGAGATCTGGCAGAGTGATGTCGGCCGCGTGCTGCCGGTGCTGGTCGAGGGCACCAGCCGCCAGGGCGGCGCGCAGCTCTTCGGCCGCACCACCTGGAACCGCATCGTCAACTTCGCCGGGCCCGCCGACCGGGTCGGCCAGGTCGTGCCGGTGCGTATTACCACCTCGCTGAAGAACAGCCAGGTCGGTGAACTGGAGATGGAAGAGACGCGCGCGGCAAGTTGAGCAACTGTTCTTCCCTTGACCAGAGGGGAGAGTTCAATCTTCGACTCATTTCAGCGGACCTCGGCATGGCCAAAGGGCGCATTCTCGCCATCGACGACGAAAAATTCTTCCGCGAGCTCTACCGCGACCTCCTCGCCGCCGAGGGATACCTGGTGCGCACGGCGCAGAGCGGTGAAGAGGCCCTCGACATTCTGCGCCGCGAGGATTTCGACCTGGTCATTTCCGACCTTGGTCTCACGGGGATGGATGGTCTTGAAACCAGTCGCGCCATCAAGCGTTTCAATCCCGAGCAGGAAATCATCGTCGTCAGCGCCTTGACCGATGTGGCGACGGCGGTGGCGGCGATGAAGGCGGGGGCGACCGATTACGTGTGCAAACCCATCAATCCCGAGGAATTCCTGCTGCTGGTCAACAAGACCCTGTTTCGCCGCGCCCTGCATCTCGAACACCGCAAGCTTCTCGACGAAAACCTCGAATACGTCTCCATCGTTTCCACCTACCAGAAGTGTCGTGAATTTCTCCATGTGCACGAACTCGACCGCCTCGGCGATCTGATCCTCGATACGCTCATGGAGTTGCTGCGCGCCGAGGGTGCGGTGCTGTGGCTGGCCGGCTTCGACGGCAGTTACTTTCGCCGCCGTTGTCGGCGCGGCCTGGCGCGCGTCGCCCCGGAGGAGGAAACCCTGCAACCGGGCGACGAGGAGCCTGGCCTGCCGCGGGAGGAGGAGCCGCTGCTGCTGCCCGGAGGCGATCGTCTCTGGGTGCCGCTGCGTCATAACCGTGAAACCCTGGGGCTGATCCGCGTCGAGGCGCCCATGGGGCGCGGGCAGTTCACAAGGCGCGATCTCAAGGTGGCCGGGGCCGTGGCCGAATTTGCCGCAAGCGCCCTGCACAACGTGCTGCTGCACCGGGCGCTGGAGCAGCGCAGCCTGCGCATGCCCCGCGCCGAGGCCTACAACATGGCTTTTTTCCGTGATCACATGGACAAAGAGCTGAGCAAAGTGCGCCGTTATGGACGACAGCTGTCCTTGATCCGCCTGCGTGTGGAAAACTACGCCGAACTTCATCATCATTTTCGCAGCCGTGAGCTCGAAGGGGCCATGACGCGCGTCATCGAGGCGATCAATTCCATCCTGCGCGATGCCGACATCATGGCCATGGCCGCCGGCGACGATTTCTACATCCTGCTGCCCGAGACCGATTACTGGGGGTCGCTCATCACCCAGAAGCGCATCCGCAAGGCCCTGCGCG
It contains:
- the miaB gene encoding tRNA (N6-isopentenyl adenosine(37)-C2)-methylthiotransferase MiaB, which codes for MSKFFYLETFGCQMNVVDSEQIVDLLERVGYAQVETPEAADLILLNTCSVRDKAERKVYGHLGRFKPLKDRRPELIIGVGGCVAQQDGEKLLEKLRYVDLVFGTHNIHRLPEMLAGVEQEGRRRLETEFLDADTRRGLFPERAAKEAVTRFVTVMQGCDNFCSYCIVPHVRGREISRAGGEILAEIRDLAARGVKEVTLLGQNVNSYGLRETGEMSFAQLLHAVHEIEGIERIRFTTSHPKDLSDELIECFGSLPKLARHLHLPVQCGADAVLAAMNRGYTRAQYLDKVARLKQVCPDIRLTSDIIVGFPGETDEDFGETLALVEAVRYADIYSFLYSPRRGTAAAQWEETLDPKDKQARFDALLAAQQRISGEIWQSDVGRVLPVLVEGTSRQGGAQLFGRTTWNRIVNFAGPADRVGQVVPVRITTSLKNSQVGELEMEETRAAS
- a CDS encoding response regulator, which gives rise to MAKGRILAIDDEKFFRELYRDLLAAEGYLVRTAQSGEEALDILRREDFDLVISDLGLTGMDGLETSRAIKRFNPEQEIIVVSALTDVATAVAAMKAGATDYVCKPINPEEFLLLVNKTLFRRALHLEHRKLLDENLEYVSIVSTYQKCREFLHVHELDRLGDLILDTLMELLRAEGAVLWLAGFDGSYFRRRCRRGLARVAPEEETLQPGDEEPGLPREEEPLLLPGGDRLWVPLRHNRETLGLIRVEAPMGRGQFTRRDLKVAGAVAEFAASALHNVLLHRALEQRSLRMPRAEAYNMAFFRDHMDKELSKVRRYGRQLSLIRLRVENYAELHHHFRSRELEGAMTRVIEAINSILRDADIMAMAAGDDFYILLPETDYWGSLITQKRIRKALRGKLTLCDMKKSFPLQARMRSAAFPLDGTSFEQLSATAERRLEGLRGSLYFRDDWERTSFWGVVGQILGKPEDYRFSGAGLELSARLQRYHEDSKSRYLRLPVAEMPRIQSAFFREVVESSRVRGVIFRGCGNFEEIRADLPDLEALEKSATSLFLVGGSERVQWDYQRTVPIFIEGDPFHKVPFLLYLNEDSAYALFARRRGNELVGFHTSDFYFVENMIAKLQEQYQLQVQI